The Nitrososphaerota archaeon genome has a segment encoding these proteins:
- a CDS encoding alpha-ketoacid dehydrogenase subunit beta, translated as MKATLIQAVNSALKLEMRKNSDIVLLGEDIGINGGVFRATEGLYDEFGPHRVIDTPLAESGIIGLAIGMSLYGLRPVAEIQFFDFIFPAFDQITSELAKMRYRSGGTYSAPMVIRAPIGAGVKGGPYHSQSGESYFVHTAGLKVIMPSTPYDTKGLLIAAMRDNDPVLFFEPKRIYRAFKDDIPDDDYTVPIGKANILQEGNDVTLVSYGATMVPAKEATTLAAQENISVELIDLRTLAPLDVEAIINSARKTGRVVIAHEAPKTLGMGAEISAMISEKAIEYLQAPILRVAGLDAPVPYSLESAYLPNAKRILTSIKKVASYK; from the coding sequence ATGAAGGCAACTCTTATCCAAGCAGTCAACAGCGCATTGAAGCTTGAAATGCGTAAGAACTCAGATATCGTGCTCTTGGGTGAAGATATCGGAATCAATGGAGGGGTATTCAGAGCAACAGAAGGCTTGTACGACGAATTCGGCCCTCACAGAGTAATTGACACTCCTCTGGCGGAGTCGGGCATTATCGGCTTGGCAATAGGGATGTCTCTATATGGTTTGAGACCCGTTGCTGAAATTCAATTCTTCGATTTTATCTTTCCAGCTTTTGACCAAATAACTTCTGAGCTTGCAAAGATGCGATATCGTTCTGGAGGAACGTACAGTGCTCCAATGGTCATAAGGGCTCCTATAGGTGCAGGCGTGAAAGGAGGGCCATATCATTCACAGAGCGGCGAGTCTTATTTCGTTCATACGGCTGGCTTGAAGGTTATAATGCCTTCGACGCCATACGATACAAAAGGTCTGCTCATAGCAGCTATGCGTGACAACGACCCAGTCCTGTTCTTCGAGCCCAAGAGAATCTACAGAGCCTTTAAAGATGATATTCCAGATGATGATTACACTGTGCCAATAGGCAAGGCCAACATATTGCAAGAGGGTAATGATGTGACGCTGGTAAGTTACGGCGCTACAATGGTTCCAGCAAAAGAAGCCACAACACTTGCGGCTCAGGAGAATATTAGTGTTGAACTGATCGATCTAAGAACTCTTGCGCCTCTTGATGTTGAAGCTATAATTAATTCTGCAAGGAAGACTGGTAGGGTAGTTATCGCCCATGAAGCGCCCAAAACGCTGGGCATGGGAGCAGAGATTTCTGCCATGATTTCCGAGAAAGCAATTGAATATCTGCAGGCACCTATTTTGAGGGTTGCAGGTTTGGATGCGCCTGTTCCATATAGCCTTGAAAGTGCATATCTTCCTAACGCAAAGAGAATTCTAACATCGATAAAGAAGGTAGCAAGTTACAAGTAG
- the lipA gene encoding lipoyl synthase — protein sequence MPRFLTVIKEPEVRLRKPDWIKVKLPTGENYIMIKRLLREANLHTVCEEANCPNIAECWSGGTATFMLMGDTCTRGCRFCNVKVGNPQKVLDGEEPSKIAKAVKMLGLTYIVLTSVARDDLQDGGAEHIAKTVEAISGTNPSILVETLVPDFRGDVDALRRVIESGVAVLAHNIETVKRLTPFIRDRRAGYEQSVQVLRNAKSLKPDLITKSSIMLGLGETESEVIQTMVDLRSVAVDALTIGQYLQPSRGHLPVTEYVRPETFEKLRRIGEEMGFLYVASGPLVRSSYKAGEYYLENIIRSKRRHS from the coding sequence ATGCCTCGCTTTCTTACAGTTATCAAAGAACCTGAAGTACGCCTACGGAAGCCAGATTGGATAAAGGTAAAGCTGCCGACAGGCGAGAATTATATCATGATAAAGAGGCTTCTAAGAGAAGCCAATCTCCATACGGTCTGCGAGGAGGCAAACTGTCCAAACATTGCTGAATGCTGGAGCGGAGGCACTGCAACGTTTATGCTCATGGGGGACACTTGCACGAGAGGCTGTAGGTTCTGCAACGTAAAAGTTGGCAATCCACAAAAGGTTCTCGATGGAGAGGAACCATCAAAGATCGCAAAGGCCGTAAAGATGCTGGGTTTGACGTATATTGTGCTGACTTCTGTGGCTAGAGACGATCTACAAGACGGAGGAGCGGAGCATATAGCCAAGACGGTAGAAGCGATAAGCGGAACCAATCCTTCGATCCTTGTTGAAACTCTGGTACCTGATTTCAGAGGCGATGTCGATGCTTTGAGAAGAGTGATAGAATCTGGCGTAGCAGTACTCGCACATAACATAGAAACAGTAAAACGTCTAACGCCTTTTATCAGAGACAGAAGGGCAGGCTACGAACAATCCGTGCAGGTTTTGCGTAATGCAAAATCCCTGAAGCCTGATCTGATTACCAAATCTTCTATAATGCTGGGATTGGGTGAAACTGAAAGCGAAGTTATTCAAACGATGGTTGATTTGAGAAGTGTTGCCGTAGACGCACTTACTATAGGCCAGTATCTGCAACCATCGAGAGGACATCTACCTGTTACTGAATATGTGCGCCCTGAAACATTTGAGAAGCTTCGCAGGATTGGAGAAGAGATGGGTTTCCTTTACGTTGCTTCCGGTCCTCTGGTAAGAAGCTCGTACAAAGCCGGTGAGTATTATCTGGAAAATATAATTAGAAGCAAGCGACGGCATTCGTAG
- the ilvB gene encoding biosynthetic-type acetolactate synthase large subunit — translation MAQITGAQALVEALKREKVDAVFGLPGGANLPIYDAMFDSEVRHILARHEQCAAHMADGYARVSRKAGVCMGTSGPGATNLVTGIATAHADSSPVVAITGQVAKNMIGRDAFQECDIMGIVTPITKYSFQPWSAAEIPSVIKKAFYIAGTGRPGAVLVDIPKDVQNEKVDITFSENAKMTKSIAVPRPDPARIERAAELLLMAERPIIMAGGGVIISGAFQELQALAELLVCPVVTTFKGKGSFSETHPLSVGPIGMHGHAEANKLILEIDCLLAIGARFSDRSVGRWDEFNPAKIIHVDIDPAEIGKNKPTDVGIIGDVKEALAMLVRVLEKKMVRKRDVNYPWIKHVNEIKSLYRGKPLPAPRDITGPRLLKKMRELIPADSIITTEVGQHQMWASLHFNIIKPGTFFTSTGLGTMGWGLPAAVGAKVAAPNVPVIDIAGDGSFQMTENALATSVTEKIPIIAVIFNNNMLGMVAQWQRLFYNRKYIGVEMSGIPDFVKIAEAYGAQGFRVQSLDEFSKAMKTALKSDIATIIDVPIHPEEDVFPFVAPGTGLKDMIIA, via the coding sequence TCGATTCTGAAGTAAGGCATATTCTCGCTAGGCATGAGCAATGTGCAGCCCACATGGCCGATGGTTACGCCAGAGTTTCGAGGAAAGCTGGGGTATGCATGGGAACTTCCGGGCCTGGAGCAACAAACCTTGTAACTGGTATAGCTACAGCTCACGCTGATTCCTCACCCGTAGTCGCAATAACTGGGCAGGTTGCAAAGAACATGATCGGCAGAGATGCTTTCCAAGAATGTGACATTATGGGTATTGTGACTCCGATCACAAAATACTCGTTTCAGCCGTGGTCTGCAGCTGAAATACCCTCAGTCATCAAAAAAGCGTTCTACATCGCAGGCACTGGAAGACCTGGAGCTGTGCTTGTAGATATTCCCAAAGATGTTCAGAACGAAAAGGTTGACATTACGTTCTCCGAGAATGCAAAGATGACTAAGTCTATAGCCGTCCCTCGACCAGATCCTGCAAGGATAGAGCGGGCAGCGGAGCTTCTGTTGATGGCTGAGCGTCCAATTATAATGGCTGGAGGAGGAGTTATAATTTCGGGAGCGTTTCAGGAGCTGCAGGCACTTGCTGAGCTTCTGGTCTGCCCAGTAGTAACGACATTCAAGGGCAAGGGCTCCTTCTCAGAGACGCACCCCCTTTCAGTAGGGCCTATAGGGATGCACGGCCATGCAGAAGCAAATAAGTTAATCCTTGAAATCGACTGTCTTCTTGCAATTGGAGCAAGGTTCTCCGACAGGTCGGTTGGAAGATGGGACGAATTCAACCCTGCTAAAATTATCCACGTAGATATCGATCCTGCTGAAATTGGGAAGAACAAACCTACAGATGTCGGAATTATTGGTGATGTGAAGGAGGCATTAGCAATGTTGGTGCGTGTGCTGGAGAAGAAGATGGTGCGGAAGAGGGATGTCAACTATCCGTGGATAAAACACGTAAATGAAATCAAAAGCCTCTACAGGGGCAAACCCCTACCTGCACCAAGAGATATTACAGGTCCAAGATTACTCAAGAAGATGAGAGAATTGATCCCTGCGGATTCTATAATAACCACGGAAGTCGGGCAGCATCAGATGTGGGCTTCCCTACATTTCAACATCATAAAACCTGGTACGTTTTTCACTTCTACGGGATTAGGGACGATGGGTTGGGGACTGCCTGCAGCTGTAGGCGCCAAGGTCGCTGCTCCAAACGTGCCGGTAATCGATATTGCTGGTGATGGAAGCTTCCAGATGACAGAAAATGCACTGGCAACATCTGTAACAGAAAAGATCCCCATCATTGCTGTAATATTCAACAACAATATGCTCGGTATGGTAGCACAATGGCAGAGGCTCTTCTACAATAGAAAGTACATCGGAGTGGAAATGAGCGGAATACCTGACTTTGTCAAGATTGCGGAGGCCTATGGAGCCCAGGGCTTCAGGGTTCAGTCTCTGGACGAATTCTCCAAAGCTATGAAGACTGCTCTGAAAAGCGACATAGCTACAATAATAGATGTGCCTATACACCCCGAAGAAGATGTCTTCCCATTCGTAGCTCCAGGTACTGGACTCAAGGACATGATAATTGCCTGA